DNA from Acetobacter aceti NBRC 14818:
GCTCCAACACGGTAGCGTCCAACGCAGGCACAGGTTCCGGCATGGGGCCGAACGCTGCTGGCTTCGTACTCGGTATCGCCAAGGCCTACACCACCCGTGTCGGCGAAGGGCCGTTCCCGAGCGAACTGTTTGACGAGACCGGTCGTGTGCTCGGTGAACGCGGCCATGAATTCGGAACGGTCACGGGGCGTCCGCGTCGCTGTGGCTGGTTCGACGCCGTGCTGGTGCGTCACGCAGCACAGGTCGGCGGCGTCAATGGTCTGGCTTTGACCAAACTGGACGTGCTCGACGGCCTGGATGAAATCCGGGTCTGCGTTGGCTACGATCTGGACGGCGAAACGATCAAACGCTTCCCCGCAGGTCCGGCCGCCCAGAGCCGCGTCAAGCCGGTTTACGAGACCCTTGAGGGTTGGAAAGAATCCACGAAGGGCGCTCGTAGCTGGGCCGATCTGCCAGCGCAGGCTGTCAAATATGTCCGCCGCATCGAGGAGCTGGTCGAAGCTCCTGTGACGCTGCTGTCCACCAGTCCGGAGCGTGACGACACCATCCTGGTGCGTGATCCGTTCGATTCCTGAGAGAATCACTCCCTTTTATAAGAGTCCGTTAAGAGCTGCCCGCTACCCTTTGCGTATTGTGAAATGCGTAAAGGGCGAGCATGGCCGGGACGGACGAATTCGGGCAGTCTGAGACAGGCGATAGTCGGAGCCTTACGATCGACGGTCGCTATGTCATTGATCTCGACCAGAAGCTCCCTGATTTCGTCAACTGCCCTGCCTATCATGTCAAGGATACGGTCTCCCCGACAGCCGAACTCCTTGCCCTGGCGCCAGCACCTCTCCTGCCACCGCACGCCGGCGCTGCCGTCATCGCCAAGATACGTGCGCCCAATTTGCTGCCGGTCAGGTCATTCAGCGATGCGACCGGTTCGCTCTGGATCCTGTGCGATGCGCCCTCCGGCAATCCGCTGAGTGACGGCGGCACCTGGACAGAAACCTCTGTTCTTGAACGCGTCATCGTGCCGATTGCGAGCATCCTGCACGCCTATAACGAGGCTGGCGTCACGCATCGCTCCATCCGTCCCGACAATGTGTTCGATTCAGGCGGCCGCAGCGCTGTATGCCTTGGCCCGGCCATCACAGCCCCACCAGCCTATTTCCAGCCGGACCGGTTTGAACCGCTGACATCAGCCCTGTGTGAGCCCGCCGGGCGTGGCAGTGGCAGCATAGTGGACGATATTTTTGCTCTTGGAGCCCTTGCCGCATGGCTGCTGGGCGGCTGTACGCCCTATCGGGATGACGTGCCGGGCGCCCTGCTGGAAGAACGTTTTCAGAAGGGCAGTTTTGCCGTACTGGCCGGGCACCTGCCGCTTTCTCTGGATGTGGCTCCTCTGCTCGCGGCCATGCTGTCGGATGACCCGGCTGCCAGACCATCGCCCAGAGATCTGCTGCATGCGGCAGACCACAAGGGATATGTTGTACGGCGTAGCGCTGTTGCCACGGCTCCGATCATGCTGGCAACCGTCCGGATCAAGACAGCCCGGGCGCTCGCATGGTACGCTGCACGGTACAGGAAGGAATTCGCCAGTCTTCTGGTCAGGGGGATTATCGAGCGATGGATGTCCTACGAGCTGGGGATGCCTCAGGCGGCGGCCAGGCTGGCTCTACTGTCCCGGGACGCTTCTCTGGCTGAAGACGGTACACTCGCTTCTTCCGCGACACTTATGGAAATCATCTCCGTTATCGATCCGGCCATGCCTTTATGCTGGGGTGACATATGGTTCTGGCCGGATGCTATCGGTCAACTGCTGACAACCGCGCTGGCAGGGAAAAGTACGACTTCCATTGATCCCTCAATGGCTGTTTTCGAACTGATCCGTACCGGTCGTCTGGAGAAGTTTGCGCTCGTCACAACTGTGCCCGCACAGGCCGCGGCCTGCGCTGTGGTCCAGAAGGCAGCCGGACAGGTTTCCATCGAAACCCTGTCAGACATCGATAGACTGCCTTACGTCCTCAACCCTTATCTCCCCTGCCTGTCGCCCCGCTGCCAGAACGATCGTCTGACGGCGACATGGGCCCTTTTGCAATGGCTTAATGCCGGAGAGGACACGGAGGTCCCCGGGGCGACTGCATTACTTGACAGGCAGATGACCATATTCATGGTAGTTGCCGCTTTGAGAAGCCGTCTTGTAGAAACATTCAGCGATCTGACTATATCGAAGAACAGCTGGTCTCTGGATCTAGCGCTTCTGGCAAAGGTCCAGCATCTTTACATGACCGGTCCGCTGAAAGGGATCGGTCGCAAGTTGTTGCCTCATCTGACACCAGACCTGAAGCGGTGGCGTAGTCGCAGCACCAGAACATCCCGCGGAGAGCAGCTTGCTGTTGCTGCTGGTGAAGGCGATCTGGGCCTCATGCAGAAAATTCTAGCTGATCCGCAGGCCCTGCGACGTGATCAGGCTGCCTATAACGCTGCGCGCAAGCTGGAGAGTAAGCTCAAAGCAGAGAGCGAGCGTCTCGAACATCAGGATACAGACGTGCCCTTGTCCATGAGAAACGAAATGATTCGTCTGGCTACGGCCGTTGGTGTCGTGTGCGCCATAGGCTCTCTTTGTGCGGAGATTGTGTTGTGACGGCCTCTGTAGCCAAGGGACAGCGTGGCTCCCTGACGAAATGGGTCAATGGTCTAGCCTGCGGTGCCGCTCTGGCATGGCTTCCCGGATATTCCCTGCTGATCGGGGTCCTGTTGATCCCGTTGATTGCTGTCTGCCTTCTGGACAGCAATCGGGGAGAGGTGATGGCCAGAATGATGATGCCTTACGCCTTTGCTGCTCTCGTGCATCCGTTTCATATGTTGTGGAACGCGGACGGATCGATGGACGCCGCCGTCATGCTGCTGATGAATCCCATGACCAGTGTTGTCGGCTGGTGTGCAGCTGGAGGCGGCTGGTTTGTGTTTGAAGTGGCCATTCTGGGGGTGAAACTTACCCGTCAGTTTCAGGTTCGTCAGCGTAAGGCCACCATCGCGAAAGATCTGGCGACGCTGGCGGAAGAATGGGATGAACAAGTGGCTGAGAGGCCGTAAACTGTATCATCAGGATCGTAGGTCGGTGAAATCATCGCATGCACCCGGCAAGCTGTCTCTGTGCAATCATTTCAGCTGGTAACGCGGTCATCCAACTCGGTTGCAATAAGACTATACTCTGTGGTTCAGAGAGTAATTCCAGACCCAGACCCTGTTAATTCATTGAGCTGAGCATGTTGTTGTGATTCACAGGCTTACCGCTGGGGAGAAGTCTGCGAGTGACGTGTTTTTGCTTTCTGAGTGCCAGATGGATCTGATCAGGCCGTATTTTCCTCTGGCTCACGGGGTTCCACGTGTGGATGACTGTTGTGTTCTGAGCAGGATTGTTTACGTCATCCGTCACGGCCTTCAGTGGAAAGACGCACCGAAAGCCTCTGGTCCGCAAAAGACTTTATGCAACCGCTTCATCTCTTCGTCGCGCTGACGGAACAGTCAGGACAGTCGAAGAGCCTGATGATTGATGCGACACACCTCAAAGCGCACAGAACGGTAGCGTCTTTGCTCAAAAAGAGGCTTTTCCCCGCCATATCGGACGAACCAAAGACGGACTGAACTCAAAGCTCATGCTGTATGTGACGGTGAGGACCGGCCTGTCCGGCTTCATCTGACTACGGGTCAGGTCAGTGATTTCAAAGAGGCTGATGTTCTGCTGGAGAAGCTTCCCAATGAAACAGAAGAAGTTCTCGGAGACAAGGGATACGACAGTAACCGGATCAGGCAATTACTCGCAGGACGGAATATCACGGCCTGTATCCCGTCGAAGAAGAACTGGAAATCAAGGCCGCCTTACAACTGGCATCTGTATAAAAAGCGCCACCTCATCGAAAACATGTTCGCAAAGCTCAAGGACTGGCAACGGGGGCAACCCGATACGATCGGAGCGCTCATTACCTTCATGTCCACTATCCAAATCGCAGCAACCGTCTTCTGGCTAAAGAAAAGAGGTTGAGCCTACGGAGTTCTGGGTGGCTATGTGAATGCTCCTGACTTTCGCGGCACCCAAGCAGCACTGGTCCGTCACCGTTTGCGGCCAGAACCTTGTGGATCGCCGCTATTGGCTCTCGGGCGGAACACAGGCAACATTCTATGAGGTGATTCCGGGGCTTCCGCGCTTTGTCGGCGCTAAAATCAACGTCAGTTACTAAAGGCCATGCGGATACGGCAACTTTTGACATGCGTCGTTTCCGCAATGACCCTACTCATCGAACATACGGAAAGGCGGCCATGACGATATCCGAGACCGTTGCGTCGATGCCCGCACAGGGCAGGTCGAGGCGCATGCCGGGCATTTTCATTCAGGTGGTCGTCGCGACCTGTCTTGGCGTGCTGACAGGTCTTTTCCTGCCCCAGCTTGCCGGACAGTGCCGCTGGCTCGCCGATCTGTTTCTGCGCCTGATCCTCATGGCGGTCGGTCCGCTGCTGTTCTGCATTGTCGTCACCGGAATTACCGGCGCGGGCTCTCTCAGCGCCGTCGGCAGGCTTGGTTTGCGGGCCCTGATCTATTTCGAAGCCATGACGACCCTTGTGCTGCTTCTCTCGGTCGGGGCCGCTCTCCTGATCGAACCGGGGCGTGGTCTGCTTTTTGCTCCGACACCTGAAGACGCGCATCTGATCTCTTCCTATGCTGGCAATGCCCATCTTCTGCATGGACAGGGCGTGACCGGCTTTATCCTGAGCGTCATTCCGCGTTCTCCCGCCGCAGCCTTCGCGGAAGGCAATATTCTTCAGATCCTTTTCTTTGCGATCCTGATCGGCTGCTGTCTCTCGCATGTCGGAGAGGCCGGCGCGCCGGTGACACGGCTGATCGAAAGCCTGTCGGTCGTCTTTTCCCGCATGATGCGGCTCATTATCGCCACCGCACCGCTCGGTGTCTTCGGAGCCGTCTCCGCAACGATTGCCCGTTACGGTTTGGACGCAATCACGCATCTCGCCTCATTCGTTGTGCTGTACTTCATCGCCATCGCCGTCTTCATCGTGGTGATCCTTGGCGGCTGTCTGTTTCTCTGCGGGGTCAATCCTCTCCGCTTCGCACGCTATTTCCGGGAAGAACTGCTGATCGTAACGGCGACGACCAGTTCCGATTCAGTGCTGCCGGGGATCATGGCCAAGCTGGAAGCCATGGGCGTGTCCCGACAGGTCGTCGGGCTGGTCGTGTCCGCGGGCTACTCCCTCAACCTCGACGCCCTGTCCATCTATCTCGGTCTTGCGGTTGTTTTTCTTGCCAACGTAACGGGGACACATCTCACCGCAATGCAGATGCTGTCGATGCTTGCCACAGCGCTCATCACGTCCAAGGGCGCTCATGGCGTGCCGGGCATCGCCATCGTGGTGCTGGCCGCAACATTGGCCGCGGCCCCGTCCATCCCGGTTTCCAGTCTCGTCCTGCTGCTGGCGATCGACTGGTTTATCGGCATCGCCCGCGCCGTCGGCAATCTGGCGGGAAACTGCGTGGCGCCCGTCGTCATTGCAGCATGGAATGGCTCCCTTGATCGTGAGCAGGTCCGTGTCGCTCTCGCTCCTTCATCGAAAGCAGGTCTCTGAGTGACTAACGAAACACGCGTTCGGTATTATCCCGAAGAAATGCTCAAACACCGTGTGCAGACGCTGCTTGTTGAGACTGGCGCACGGGCTTCCGACGCTGCCGAGACGGCGCGGGCGCTGCTGCATGCCTCGAGGATCGGCGTGGACAGTCATGGGGTCCGGCTGGCGGCCTATTATGCCTCACTGTTGCGGTCAGGCGGCCTCAACGCAGCGCCGTCTCCACTCTACACACGGACGGCTTTCGCGACAGGACGGCTGGATGCCGACAGTGGCCTTGCTCATCCCGCCTGTTACCGCGCCATGTCCGAGGCCATGATACTGGCACGGGAAGCCGGTATCGGCGCTGTCGGCGTTCACCGTTCCACACATTTCGGGGCGGCAGGCGCCTACGCGGTCGAAGCGGCGCGACAGGGCATGATCGGTCTGGTTGTGAGCAACTCGGATTCGGCTGTCTCCCTGTTCTCGGGCGTCGCCCCGTTTCATGGCACCAACCCGATTGCCGCAGCCGCTCCGGTGCGTGATTCCGAACCCTGGCTGCTCGACATGGCGACCTCGTCCATTCCGTTCAACCGCGTGAAACTTTACGAGGCTCTCGGCATTGATCTGCCCGCAGACGTTGCGCTGGATGAGCATGGCCAGCCGACGCGGAACCCACGGCACGCCTCTTTCCTCCAGCCGCTCGGCGGAGAAACGTTCGGCTTCAAGGGGGCGGCTCTGGCCAGTCTCGTCACCATTCTTGCAGCCGTAATGACGGGAGCCGACACGGACCCTGTGATGGTCGGCACAGACGCCGCGCAAACGGCAGAAGCACGCCAGAATGTCGGTCACTTTGTCATCGCCATCGACCCGGAACGCTTTATCGGACGAGCCAGCTATGATGCGGCGATGACGCGATACCTGAACCTGCTGCGTGCGGGGCCATCCATCGATTCCGGGCATCCTGTTCTGGCGCCGGGCGATCGGGAGTGGCAGGAGTCCCGACGTCGTCAGGAGACCGGCATTCCGGTCGATCCGGAAACCCGGACAAGTCTTGGTTTGCCCTGAATTTTCTGACAGCCGGATTTCTTCTCCGGCTTTTTTGTCAGGATCGCCATAATTTACCAGAAAATTACCTGCTGTTTGTAACTTCTCCTGTGATCCGCCTTACCGGGAGAGCTTTTTTGCCTGTTATACCTGTTTCTGGTCCCCCGGAGACCACCCACCGCACCACGTCGCATCTGACAGGCACGCACACGAGACAAAAGACCGAGGCCAGCTTCAGTATCTTACCCCGTTTCTCTCTCTCGACATTAGCGGTTGCAGGCGGCGATCTCTGTCCTCCTCCGACCTTTTCGACTGGACGCACGACACTCCGACGCCGCCACAAGGAGCCCGTCTGGCTGCCGCTCATATCGGAAGGATGCAGGATAGCGGCTAAATTTCCGCCAGATTGCCGTCTGGCCCTGCCTGTCGAGGCTGCCGACACGTTCCCGGATGATCTGCTGACCCATCTGGCCAGCCTCCTTTCCGACAATCAGCTAGA
Protein-coding regions in this window:
- a CDS encoding serine/threonine-protein kinase → MAGTDEFGQSETGDSRSLTIDGRYVIDLDQKLPDFVNCPAYHVKDTVSPTAELLALAPAPLLPPHAGAAVIAKIRAPNLLPVRSFSDATGSLWILCDAPSGNPLSDGGTWTETSVLERVIVPIASILHAYNEAGVTHRSIRPDNVFDSGGRSAVCLGPAITAPPAYFQPDRFEPLTSALCEPAGRGSGSIVDDIFALGALAAWLLGGCTPYRDDVPGALLEERFQKGSFAVLAGHLPLSLDVAPLLAAMLSDDPAARPSPRDLLHAADHKGYVVRRSAVATAPIMLATVRIKTARALAWYAARYRKEFASLLVRGIIERWMSYELGMPQAAARLALLSRDASLAEDGTLASSATLMEIISVIDPAMPLCWGDIWFWPDAIGQLLTTALAGKSTTSIDPSMAVFELIRTGRLEKFALVTTVPAQAAACAVVQKAAGQVSIETLSDIDRLPYVLNPYLPCLSPRCQNDRLTATWALLQWLNAGEDTEVPGATALLDRQMTIFMVVAALRSRLVETFSDLTISKNSWSLDLALLAKVQHLYMTGPLKGIGRKLLPHLTPDLKRWRSRSTRTSRGEQLAVAAGEGDLGLMQKILADPQALRRDQAAYNAARKLESKLKAESERLEHQDTDVPLSMRNEMIRLATAVGVVCAIGSLCAEIVL
- a CDS encoding C4-dicarboxylate transporter DctA; its protein translation is MPGIFIQVVVATCLGVLTGLFLPQLAGQCRWLADLFLRLILMAVGPLLFCIVVTGITGAGSLSAVGRLGLRALIYFEAMTTLVLLLSVGAALLIEPGRGLLFAPTPEDAHLISSYAGNAHLLHGQGVTGFILSVIPRSPAAAFAEGNILQILFFAILIGCCLSHVGEAGAPVTRLIESLSVVFSRMMRLIIATAPLGVFGAVSATIARYGLDAITHLASFVVLYFIAIAVFIVVILGGCLFLCGVNPLRFARYFREELLIVTATTSSDSVLPGIMAKLEAMGVSRQVVGLVVSAGYSLNLDALSIYLGLAVVFLANVTGTHLTAMQMLSMLATALITSKGAHGVPGIAIVVLAATLAAAPSIPVSSLVLLLAIDWFIGIARAVGNLAGNCVAPVVIAAWNGSLDREQVRVALAPSSKAGL
- a CDS encoding Ldh family oxidoreductase, translated to MTNETRVRYYPEEMLKHRVQTLLVETGARASDAAETARALLHASRIGVDSHGVRLAAYYASLLRSGGLNAAPSPLYTRTAFATGRLDADSGLAHPACYRAMSEAMILAREAGIGAVGVHRSTHFGAAGAYAVEAARQGMIGLVVSNSDSAVSLFSGVAPFHGTNPIAAAAPVRDSEPWLLDMATSSIPFNRVKLYEALGIDLPADVALDEHGQPTRNPRHASFLQPLGGETFGFKGAALASLVTILAAVMTGADTDPVMVGTDAAQTAEARQNVGHFVIAIDPERFIGRASYDAAMTRYLNLLRAGPSIDSGHPVLAPGDREWQESRRRQETGIPVDPETRTSLGLP